In the bacterium SCSIO 12741 genome, TTTGATAAGCGTTTATCTAAAGACGGTAACATCAGCTGTAACTCCTGCCACAATCTGGCTACCGGAGGAGTGGACAATTTACCTACCTCTCCAGGGGACGCAGGAGAGAATGGAGATCGTAACTCCCCGACTGTATTAAATGCAGCCCTACACTTTGCTCAGTTTTGGGACGGCCGAGCGAAGGATGTAGAAGAACAAGCGGGAATGCCAATACTTAATCCAGTGGAAATGGCAATACCCAATGAAGAATTTCTGGTTAATCGTCTAAAGGAGATTCCGGATTACCAAGTCATGTTTTCGGCTGCGTTTCCCAATGATGATGATCCGATCACCTATACCAATCTTCGTTTGGCTATAGCCGATTTTGAACGACAGCTACTCACTCCTTCCAGGTTTGACGATTACCTCAAAGGAGACAAATCAGCGCTTACAGTTCAGGAAAAAAGAGGACTTCAAACCTTTATTTCCAGTAACTGTACCCAATGCCATACTGGTGTGTTGTTAGGGGGGCACAAGTTTGAAAAGTTTGGAGTTTATGGAGATTACTGGAAATGGACTGGAAGCGAAAACCAGGATCCAGGCCTTTTTGAAGAAACACAGGATTCTTTGGATTTATACCGGTTTAAGGTTCCATCTCTACGCAACATAACTGAAACTGGCCCCTACTTCCACGATGGTAGCGTGGCTGATTTGCGAATGGCAGTAACCATTATGGCTGAGGCTCAATTGAATCGACAGCTAAAGCCAAATGAAGTGGAAGATATTGTAGCTTTTTTGGGTGCCCTAAGTGGAGAAATCCCTGCATGGGCTCAGCAGCCCGCTCCTTAAGCGGTCAAGTACCTTTCCCGAATAATTCTTTGGTGATGCTTACCATGGCCTGCGGTCAAATATCCAATGGCTACCACGGTTAAGTCTGCCCCGTTGGCATTGCCCGTTCCGGCCATCATATCGTCATCAAAACTGCGGTACATGGCCAATGTGCCTTGACGTACTAAGTCAAATTCGGTACACATTTCAGCCATACTTCGCCGGTCAGCACGGGATTCTGGAACAAAGGCATCGTGATCGTATCCCGGCAGGGAAATACTGTCCTTACGAGCAAATCGCAATGCCCGATTGGCAAAAATCCGCTCGGTATCAATCAAATGCTGAAAGAGTTCTTTGATCGACCATTTTCCTTCAGCATAACGATGTAGTCCTTGCTCATCAGAGATTTGGGAAAAGAAGTTCAAGGTTTCAACTCGGTTATTTTCCAAAGCTGTCATCAAATCGTTCTCGTCTACCAAATCAATATATCTGGTAAAGTATGGATTATAGGTCCCTTCTTTAGGTTTAGCTACAGTCATCATCTATTCTTTTGGTTTTGTCCATCCATACTCCCGCTCCACCTTGCAGATTCGTGTATGAAAGGCCTCATAAAACTTCTCTCGTCCTATTTTCTTGGCAGCTGCATGTTCAGCATTGGCCCGCCAGGCTTGAATGGATTCCAAATCGCGCCAATAGACAGCCGTAACACCAATGTTGTTGCGAGCACTTTCCATTCCCAGAAACCCAGGCTGCTGAACGGCCAGATTGCTGATGTAATCATTCAATTCCTGATACTCCTCCTCCGCCTGATTGGTACGAATGGAGGTAAAAATGACCGCGTAGTAAGGCGGCTCCAGATTGCCAACTAATGCCATGACTCGAATTTAGGAATTTTGAATTCTGAATTTCCCATGTTGAACTTTGAATAGCGAGACTAAGTAATCACGTTTCAGAATTCAGCCGCAAGGGCATCTCTGAGTTTAAGCAAATCATCTCGGTCGTTAAATACATTAATAGACAACCTCAGTGCACGGCCTCGCATGGAGATATAAACACGTTGGTCATCCAGACGAGCCTTGAGTTGATCCGGATCGATATGATCGGGTAAGGTAAAGCCAAAGAGATGGCTGGCCCAGTATTTCTGATCTTCAAAATTCCCCAGATCGGACAAGAGTTCAACCGCCTGTTCAGCCATTTCTGAGGTATAAGCGGAAAGCTGATCAACACCCCACTCCATCACCTGGCTTAAAGATTCGGCCAACATGGGAAGATGAATCAACGAAGCATGCTCACCAACCGAATAACGCTGTCCTTTGGGACGAAGTTCCCCGCTGTAATTGATCAAATTTCTAAAGTCATCAGACCCCTTTCTGGTAATCCAATTGTCCTCAATCGGGATTCCTTTATCAAAATACTCACCGTAGTAGGCCAATCCTAATCCGTAAGGACCAAGCAACCACTTGTAACCCGCCGTTATCAGAGCATCGGGTTGAATTTCGGCTATGGAAAAAGGTTGAGCCCCAATCCATTGAGATCCATCCACAATCAATAACGCATCGTTTTTACGCGATTTGTCTCGAAGTGCTTTTAAGTCAAACAATGTACCGTCGGACCACATTAAAGGTGCCACCGAAACCACACGGGTATGTTCATCAATGGCATCGAGCAATGCCTGGTTCCAATTCTCTCCCTTGTTAATTCCTTCAGGCGCTGCTACCTTGCGGAGTTCCGCACCGGCCTCCTGGGTAATACGCATCCAGGGATAGATGTTGCTGGGAAACTGACCATCAGCCACTACTACGTTCTCCGATGGCTTCAATTTGATTTGAGCCGCTGCATTAGACAAGCCATAGGAAGCGGAAGGAATAAGAGCAATTCGATCCGGATCGGAATTACCAATAAACTCCGAAAACTTCTCCCGAAGCATCCGAACAGGTTCAAAGAAATCGTCCTTCCCTATTTGCCAGGGATTACCGATGCGCTCAATGGAATGCTTCCCCACCTCTTGGCAGCGAATTAGCGAAGGGGCGAAATAGGCATTGTTCAGGTAAGTGACACCGGCATCTAAGGAGAATTTATCTTTTTGTGTTTTCATCGATCATATAGGTTTAGGGTTTCCTCAGCCATTTCGAGAATCTCTTGGCCAACCTCTGTTTTAAGAATGCCTTGAATCGCTCGAATCTCTTCGGGTTCACTTCGGCTCTCATCCAGTACCAGCTCAAACCATTCGGTGCTATGCCAGGAACCCAGCTTAAAACCAGCATCTTTGAAGGTGGCAAAAGATTCAAAACCAAGACTTTCGTGAAGAGCTTTACTTCCAGCATTGGGCGCGGTCATAACGCCGTATAAACGCTTGTATCCCTGCATCGTAGATAAGGCAATCAGAGCATGGTACAATATCCGACCAATGCCTCTACCACGAAAATCTTCGTGTAAGTAGATGGAACTTTCAGCCACCCATTGATAAGCTATACGCTGCCGAAAAGTTGCCGTGTAAACATAGGCAATCACCTTACCTTTCCACAGACAAACCAACCAAAGGTGCTTTTGCAGGACAACTTTAACCCTTTGGGCTATTTCGGCCGAAGTAGGAACCTCGTTTTCAAAGGTTACGGCATTGTTGAGAACAAATGGACGGTAAATGTCCAAAATACCATCGGCATCACCCTCTTCTGCCAAACGTATTTGATAACCCTGATTCATGGCTTTCGAAATTAGCCGAAATTGATTTTACCGGCTGTTCATACGCATACATATTTCACCTTTTTTACCAGAAGCATTTTCTCTTGAATCCGCTCTGCATCGCTTTGCAGTGATTCTAAATAATCGGAATCTGTGGTTTCAAGTTGTGCCTCCCTCAGCCAGTGCAAGGCTTGATCGTAGGCTCGTTTCTTTTCATTTATTAAAGCACGGAGTTGATACAGCCAATCTTTGCGTGACTCGGGGTGGCTCAATGTTTTACTCACCCATTGCTCCCCCTGATGAAAACGACCTTGCCTAATCAATAACCGGGCAAGGTGATAACCTACCAACCAATAATCGGGGTTTTCCTGCAAGGCTCTGCGGTAATAATCTTCCGCTCCCTGAGAATCCTGAAGTTGTTCATACCTCAAGCGTCCCATAAGGTACAAAGCTCCAGGATGCCCCTCTTCCATCCTTAAGGCTCGTTCAAGGTTTTCCAGCGATTCTTCCAAATTGTAGGGGTAATCCTCTTTGGCCTGTAAATAATATTGATCTGCTTGTGTCATTGAGTTTGTGTTAGAATCAGGAGCGGCAGTGCCGGTCGTAATCCCATTCGTTGTAATTCTTTAGTATTCTTTTGGAGTGTTTACGCTCCTTCCGTCCTTGATGGGCTTCGTGGCACCACCAGGATTTGTAGTTGTAATTGCTTAGGTCATAATACTCAGGCCGAAGCATCAGTCGTTCAATTTCATCCGATCGACGGTCTAAGTCAGAATCAATCACCTTTCGGTGTGTGATGTAAGCTCGCTCCATTTTAGGCCGAAAGAAATAGAGCGGTACCAGTAAATGATACTGATAGCGATACCCTATCCATGGGCTCCAACTCTGAACCGTTTTTCGAAACCACTTTTGGGCTTCTTCCGAGAGCAACCGATAGGTCTTTGGACTGATCTTTCTAATTCCGGGGTACAAAAAGTTCCGATTTTTCATCGGATACTCCTCCCAATACTGGTGCAGCAAAGGTTTATTGGCGGCCCAAATGCGGTATCCACATTTGTCCAAAATTTCCTGAAAAATGGTGGCATCCGCTCGCCGGGCAATATCATCACGAAGAACCAAAAACTTGAACCAGCCATGGCGAACCGGGTTTTCCAAGGGCTCGTAGCCCAATTTGCGGTATTCCCAGTTCAGGCGAACTTGTTCTTTTCGCCATTTCATGACTTGTTTTTTCCGACGTCCTTTTTCATGCATAGGTTTCATGTCCAGTCAGCCTCTCTTTTTCCTAACCCTTTGTTCTTCCGACGATCTTTGTGCGGGTCTTTCCTCGCCCGATTGCCTTTGCTTCCGGGTACTGGCTTACGCTTTTCCCGAAAGTCCATTCCAGTAAATATTTTAACAGGATTTCCACGTTGTAATTCGTTATGATTTTGCCAATCGGCACTTGTTTTAATTCTTAATTCTTCTTGACGCACTCGAAGCCATTCTGCCTCCAGTCTTTGTCTTGCCAGCTTTTTATTCTGCCATTGTGATCGGTGTTCGGATACCACTACCGAAATGCCGGAAGGCAAGTGTTTGGCTCGAATAGCCGTGCTCACCTTGTTGACATGTTGTCCTCCAGGACCTCCACTTCTTATGGCCTGATACTCAATATCTCGATCTCGTAAGGCTTCTTCCGAAGGCGGTTCAAGCATCTTGATTCCGATAAACCAATTTTTGCGTTTGTGGTGGCGTCGATATCGACTTTGACCTATCCAGAGAACAGAACCTTCCCACTCTCGAATCCAAACCAATTGTTCGGGTTTCACCTTCACGGCGATCAAGGCCGAGAACAAAGTCCCATTTTCGGGTCCCTTCTCCGAGTGAACCACCTGGCAGTCAAGCCCCTTCCCTCTCCAATCCTGAAGCAGAAACTTGAGCACTTGGGCAACCACCCAACAGCATTCGGCAGGCCCTCTACCCGAGGTTATTTGTAGGTACTTTTCCATGATTTCATCCTTTATCCATTCGTACGATTTTGGGGTAAAACTTCCCCTCCACGCGAACCAATTCTTCTTGTTGTTTCATTACTACTTCCAAGTCCTTGTATGCTTTTGGAGCTTCGTCCACTCCACCTCCGATCAATTGAATACCCAATCCGTTCAGCATTTTCTTCATGTCACTTCGGGTAAAACTCGATCGGGCCTTGGATCTGCTCATCGCTCTTCCTGCCCCATGAGAGGCTGACTGTAAAGCCTCCGAAACTCCTTTTCCTGAAACGATGTATCCTGGTGCCGTCATAGAACCGGGGATAATTCCCAAGGTTCCGTTTTGAGCTGGTGTCGCCCCTTTTCGGTGAACCACGAATGATTCTCCATTTTGTTGCTCCTCCTTCCAGGCGAAGTTGTGGTGATTCTCTACCTTGGTCATTGGCCTTAGTCCCAATTCTCGAGAGAGGTTCAGGTGAATCACGTCGTGACAAGCTCTGGCATAATCACCGGCCAGATTCATCGCCAACCAGTATTCCTGTCCCGGCTCCGTATCCAGGTCCAGCCACGCCAGGTGCTGAACCGTTTTCGGCAAATGACAGAGATCACGTGCCAACTGAGTATAGTACTGAGCAATGCTCGCCCCAAAACCCCTTGAACCGGAATGAGAAAGAATTCCCAAGTATTCACCCGGAGGTATTCCCAAGGTTCCCTCTTGGCTAATTTCTACCCGACCAAACTCCACGAAATGGTTTCCCGATCCGGAAGTTCCAATCTGACGGTAGGCCTTGTCCTTGAGATGGCGAAGAGGTTCTAAGTCCTGAAATTCAGTGCGATCAAATACCTCGTGATCCCTTCTTGAAAACTGGGTTTTACCAATTCCAAAATGGGTGTGCTTGGTAAGTGCGTTTTTGAAAGCATGGCGCTGACCGGTAAGCATATTAGCCGGAACATCGTATACTGTCATACACATTCGACAGCCTATATCCAAGCCTACACCGTAAGGTATAACCGCATTACGAGTAGCCAATACTCCGCCCACTGGAAGTCCATAGCCTACATGCGCATCGGGCATTAGGGCACCCTTTTCAGCCACGGGTAGACTCATCGCCTGATCCATTTGCCGAAGGGTCATTTGATCGATAAACTTTTTGCCATAAACCCGATAGGATTTTGGTTCATCCCTCAGCTCATACGATTGAGCTTGAGGAGTTTCCAATTCCGGTTCAGCAAATTCTTCTGCTAAACGAGACCAGATGGGATCGTCCAGGTATTTTGTTGGATTTGAAAGAACGTCTTGAAGTAGAAATAGCTTCTCTTTTTTGGTGGAACGCTTAAAGTGTTTGCCTAAAATTTCAATGGCTAAACTTTTGGATCTATCCGAGTGATATCGAATCCGCTCCAGATCCTTTCCTCTAATTTTAGAATGGCCCATAGCCTTAAATTTCTCCTGGAACCAAATCAATGGACCAAGAATATTAATTACTGATAATCAGTAATTTAAATAATAAAATAAATGATTAGGGGTTCCGATTGGGCACAAAAAAACCCGATCGGAGGATCAGGTGTATAAGGTAAGAACCTGGTTCTTTAAAACCTGATCAACGGAATGCTATGGTATTCAAATCGAACATAAGCGTCCTCCTTTGCGATATGAGGAGATTCAACAATATGAGTGCAAATGAGAAACATTTTTTTGGAAAAACCAAATGCTTTTTTTCAATGAACCAGCTTCCATACGTAGTATGGAAAAAAAATGAAAAGACGTTGATGAATAATTAGCGCATAAAAAAAGCCCAGATCCTTCGATCCGAGCTTTTGCTTTTTAGAATCTTCAGATTTTACATCAAAGGGACACATTCGTGAACTTCGATATCACATCCTCCGGTCCACGCCAAGTGAGGATGCCCCTCGAGTAAGGCTTTGGCACCGTCCATGCTTTCAGCCTGTAGAATGGAGTAACCGGTAACCTCTTTTTGGCTTGGGGCCGCAGATCCATCTGGCGACAATTTCAATCCACCTACCAAGGGAGACCCCAAATCGATGAGTTGATCACCACATTTTTCGGCCCAGGCCATCCAAGGCTTCATGCCTTCGGCTTTTTGTTCAGGTGTGGCGTCGGCCATCATTTCCATGGCTTCGGCAGGTGCGTGATAAATGACGATGTACTTGTTCATAGCTATTGGGTTTTAAGCGTTTCTGTACCTGTGACGAACAGATTACTAAAACTTGGACACTGCTTAGTTAAAATTTTCTTTCTGCTCGTCACCCGTTCGTTGCACTTAAGTTACAAAAAGCTCATTAAGTGAAACTTACATCGATCAAAAAACTTTTTTATCGTTTTACCTTAAAGAAGAACACCTCGCCATATTGTCCATGTAGGTTTTCCCAAACGACGATGAGCTCCTTCCCTTTTCTCTCCTGAATAAAATATTGCTCATAGCCCAAAGTACCGCCGTCAATATCAAACCAATCTTGTCTTCCATCCATAACCAGGCTACCTCCAGCATTAACATGCTGATAGTTTGATGCTTGCCCATCAGATCCAGTAATCGTTACGGTTATATTGAAATCCGCAATTCCATCGTCCGAAAAGGCCATAAAACCTTCGCTTGAAGTCACGTTTAATCCGCCGTCCATGGTTCCGCCCTCATGGGTATTTTTCCAGGTCGCGTAATTGGTTCCTTCATAAACCGCCACATCTTGTACGGTGTAGGTTTTACCCTTCAGTTTTCCAGGACCAATTTTCTCTTTGCTACAGCCTGAAGCTATCCAAGCAAACACCATTACCAGTGCTGCCAACTGAATGCGTTGTATCCAATTCTTCATGATCTTATGATTTTATCACAAAGTTTGGATATCGATAATCAACTATCAATAAGGCAGTTGCCTTATATACTCAGCAATCATATCAATGCGAATGCTCCGCTTCTTCTTTCTTCCAGTCTGCCAATAGATAGTAGGCGTTGTTCAAAGCTATTTGAGTGCCTGGCTTTAAGGGTTTATAGAGTTTTACCTCAGTCCAGCCGGCATCTGTAATTCCGGTTTTCACTTCAATTGCTTTGAAAGCCCAGCGTTCTTTTTGGTATTTGGCCATAAACAGGTAGTACTTGTCCCCTTCTCTTACCAAGGCTTCTTCGGGTAGAGCTAAGCTGGGATTATCGTCAACGAGAATTCGGCCACTTACGTAGGTTCCAGGAATTAAATGACCTTGTTTGTTTTCAATGTCGGCATGCAAGTGAATGGCCTTGGGATCTTCTTCAAAGGCCTTTCCAACGGAATAAATCGTTGCATCAAGTTCAAGACCTTCATAGGACTCCAACTTGATTTTCACCTTTTGCCCTTCTTTCACCAGATGCATGTCTTTTTCAAAAACCATAAGGTCGGCATGGATGTGCTCGATGTTTACAATTTCAAACATCTCTTCATGGGCCTGAACGTACTGTCCAGTTTTCACCTCTACCAAGCGAATATGCCCATCGATAGGGCTAATGACTGGAACTTGCTCGTAAATATCGCTTTGGCGCAATCTTTCAATGTCTAGACCCATTTGCCGCAACTGAGCTTCAAAACCTTTAACCAGCCCTTTCTTGGATTGATAATCGGCCTGAGTCTTCTGGAAATCTTTTCCTGACCCTACCTTTTCATCGTAGAGGCGCTTTTGCCTGTTGTATTCCTTTTCGAGGTAATTCAATTGATTCCAGTGTCCAACATAATCCGTTTGCATACGAATAAGATCAGGATGACTTAGGTAGGCCAACACCTGTCCTTTTTTAACGGGATCACCTTCAATAACCTGAATACTAAAGATATTGGCGCCAATAATAGCCGTAACAGCAGCTTCATTTTGAGGAGGCACTTCCAAACGCCCGTTAGCCTGTACATAAGATTGTAAATTTCGAATGGGCAGCGTATCCACTTTCATTTCCATGGTTTCAAATTGCTGCTCAGTGAGGAAAATTACATCTGAATGCGTACCGTGTTCATGGCCGTGTTCCTCTTCATGATCATGGCCATGATCATGCCCCTGATATTGGCAGGAAAGAACGGAAATGCTCAGAACGAGAATATATAGTGATTTCAATGTTTTCATGGGAAATATGTTATTGTCCAACCAAGTATTCTAAATCTATAATTGACTGGTTGTAACCATTTTGTGTTTTTAGGTAATCCATTTTCAATTCCAAAGCCCTATCCAGGTTCTGGAAATATTCTACGTAGCCAATGGCGCCGTTTTCAAAGCTCTTTTGAGCGTTGTCGATAATCAGTTCTGCTTGAGGTACTGCCTTGTTTTCATAGTACTCCATACTGCTCTGAAACTTGAGAACTTCCTGTACTTGCTGATTGTATAATCCTTGTAGCGCCGTTTGGTAATAATCGGCCTGAATTTCAGCCATTTCGCCCTTTATCTTGGCCGATTTAATATCGGCTTTGTAGGAGCCAAAAAACAGCGGAACAGCAATTCCTGCCTGAACCCCGGAAAAACGATCCGAAGAGCTGGCAATACCCCCATCCGCTGTGGGATTTCCGGTCATGGAAACGTTGAAATAGCCCACTTTCAAATCGGGCAGCATTTGAGCATTGTATACCGCTTTTTCAGCACGAGCAATTTCTATTTGCTGCTGAACCAGAGCCAATTGAGGGTTTTTGTTCAAGTTGTTGCTATCCTTAAAAACGGCCAGGGTTCGATTCGGTATTTGATCCGGATTAAAAGATCGAGGTACGCTATCGTTGAGCAAGACACGCAACTCTTGTTCCTGGATGGAAAGATCAGCTTCGGTAAGTCGCAAAGCGTTTTGCACCTCCATGACCTGGGTTTCGGCAGCGGCCAATTCCAAATAGGTACTTGCCTCGGTTTCGTACCGCAAACGAGCTGCCCATAGAAATCGCTGGTAGAGCGAGTCCTGGTAATTCAAGAGCTCTCGTCTTTCTTGCAGGTAGCTCAGTTGATACCAAGAGCGGCGAACCCTTTGTCGAAGCTGATTTTCAGTGATAGCCTGTTCCCATTGGCTACCTCTCACCTGTTCTTTGGCTAACTTGTTTTGTGCAGTATACACGGTGGGAAATTCCAACTGTTGACTGATGGTAACCCCCAAGTCATTTTCAAAACTATTGTATTGACCATATTGAACCTCAACCCAGGTTTTTCCTGGATCTACAGCCGCCTTTTTCTGTTGCTCCTGCCATTCTACTTGAGAACGGGCTACGCGAACAAAACCATTGTTCTGCAACGCAATTTTCAAAGCTTGATCCAAACGGGTGATGGGCTCATTTTCCTGAGCGTTCATAGTATTGGGAACGAATAGGAAGGCACCTAATATCAAAGCTACGCCAGCCACAACGGGTGATAATTTCGGACTACTCCCCTTCTCAATCCATCGATAAAGAATGGGTAAAACAAACAAGGTCAACAAGGTAGCGCTGATCATACCCCCAATGACCACGGTAGCCAAGGGTTGCTGAACCTCCGCTCCTGCTGAGGTGGAAATGGCCATGGGTAGAAATCCCAAAATATCCGTCAGGGCTGTGAGTAAAATTGGACGAATTCTGCGTTTTGCTCCTATGAGAATTCGATCGTTAAGGCTTAGCGAGGCATCCTTTTTCAGCTCATTCCAGCTAGTGATTAATACCAAGCCATTAAGCACGGCAACACCGAAGAGCACTATAAAACCCACACCAGCGGATATGCTAAAGGGCATATCTCTCAGCCAAAGTGAAAATACTCCTCCCAGAGCTGCTAAAGGGATGGCCATGAAAATCATAAGTGTTTGTTTAATGGATTTTAAGGCGATGAATAGCAACAGAAAAATGAGCCCAAGCGCTAATGGAACCAACACTTGCATTCGCTGAGAGGCCCGTTCCAGGTTTTCGAAAGCTCCACCGTATCGGATGTAGTAACCAGGTGGGAGATCCAACTCCGCATCCAGTTTTTCCTGAATTTCCTGAACCATGGATTGAACATCTCGTCCACGTACGTTGATCCCCACATAAGTCCGGCGATTGGTGTTGTCTCGACTAATCTGCATCGGCCCGGGTTCGTAATGTATATCTGCAATTTCTTTTAGTGGAATTTGATTGCCATTGGGCAGGTAAACAAACAACTGCTTGAGGTCATTTATACTCTTTCGATGGCGATTGGCGAGGCGGACTACTAAGTCAAATCGCTTTTCACCTTCGAAAATCACACCTGCTTTTCTACCAGCAAAAGCGGCCTCCACCACCTGATTCACATCCTCGATACTGAGTCCATACTGAGCCAATTTCTGGCGGTTATAATGAATCGTCATTTGAGGCAAGCCTTTGGTAGATTCCACCTTCATATCACCCACCCCTTCTACGGAAGCGATGATTTGTCCCATTTCCTCAGCCTTTTCCGCGAGAATGGTCAGGTCATCTCCAAATAGCTTAACAGCCACATCTTCACGCACACCGGTAATCAACTCATTAAACCGCATTTCGATCGGTTGTGAGAATTCAAAATTGATTCCTGGAATCACCTGAACGGTTTTCTTCATTTCACGGATCAGTTCGGCCTTGCTTTTCACCGTTGTCCACGTTTCTTGAGGATGAAGAATAACGAATATGTCGGCTATGTCCATCGGCATGGGATCAGTAGGAACTTCTGCTACCCCAATTCGGCTCATGATATGCTTTACCTCAGGAAAGCGATC is a window encoding:
- a CDS encoding cytochrome-c peroxidase, which translates into the protein MHTRLYLAALFGSLLLASCSSDSETPSENSVQEAIHQQYDLSLSEELAVFAPLPDQADNPDNPTEVNKSLLGQALYFDKRLSKDGNISCNSCHNLATGGVDNLPTSPGDAGENGDRNSPTVLNAALHFAQFWDGRAKDVEEQAGMPILNPVEMAIPNEEFLVNRLKEIPDYQVMFSAAFPNDDDPITYTNLRLAIADFERQLLTPSRFDDYLKGDKSALTVQEKRGLQTFISSNCTQCHTGVLLGGHKFEKFGVYGDYWKWTGSENQDPGLFEETQDSLDLYRFKVPSLRNITETGPYFHDGSVADLRMAVTIMAEAQLNRQLKPNEVEDIVAFLGALSGEIPAWAQQPAP
- a CDS encoding DinB family protein, translating into MMTVAKPKEGTYNPYFTRYIDLVDENDLMTALENNRVETLNFFSQISDEQGLHRYAEGKWSIKELFQHLIDTERIFANRALRFARKDSISLPGYDHDAFVPESRADRRSMAEMCTEFDLVRQGTLAMYRSFDDDMMAGTGNANGADLTVVAIGYLTAGHGKHHQRIIRERYLTA
- a CDS encoding antibiotic biosynthesis monooxygenase, producing MALVGNLEPPYYAVIFTSIRTNQAEEEYQELNDYISNLAVQQPGFLGMESARNNIGVTAVYWRDLESIQAWRANAEHAAAKKIGREKFYEAFHTRICKVEREYGWTKPKE
- a CDS encoding aminotransferase class V-fold PLP-dependent enzyme; translated protein: MKTQKDKFSLDAGVTYLNNAYFAPSLIRCQEVGKHSIERIGNPWQIGKDDFFEPVRMLREKFSEFIGNSDPDRIALIPSASYGLSNAAAQIKLKPSENVVVADGQFPSNIYPWMRITQEAGAELRKVAAPEGINKGENWNQALLDAIDEHTRVVSVAPLMWSDGTLFDLKALRDKSRKNDALLIVDGSQWIGAQPFSIAEIQPDALITAGYKWLLGPYGLGLAYYGEYFDKGIPIEDNWITRKGSDDFRNLINYSGELRPKGQRYSVGEHASLIHLPMLAESLSQVMEWGVDQLSAYTSEMAEQAVELLSDLGNFEDQKYWASHLFGFTLPDHIDPDQLKARLDDQRVYISMRGRALRLSINVFNDRDDLLKLRDALAAEF
- a CDS encoding N-acetyltransferase codes for the protein MNQGYQIRLAEEGDADGILDIYRPFVLNNAVTFENEVPTSAEIAQRVKVVLQKHLWLVCLWKGKVIAYVYTATFRQRIAYQWVAESSIYLHEDFRGRGIGRILYHALIALSTMQGYKRLYGVMTAPNAGSKALHESLGFESFATFKDAGFKLGSWHSTEWFELVLDESRSEPEEIRAIQGILKTEVGQEILEMAEETLNLYDR
- a CDS encoding tetratricopeptide repeat protein; this translates as MTQADQYYLQAKEDYPYNLEESLENLERALRMEEGHPGALYLMGRLRYEQLQDSQGAEDYYRRALQENPDYWLVGYHLARLLIRQGRFHQGEQWVSKTLSHPESRKDWLYQLRALINEKKRAYDQALHWLREAQLETTDSDYLESLQSDAERIQEKMLLVKKVKYVCV
- a CDS encoding peptide chain release factor H produces the protein MEKYLQITSGRGPAECCWVVAQVLKFLLQDWRGKGLDCQVVHSEKGPENGTLFSALIAVKVKPEQLVWIREWEGSVLWIGQSRYRRHHKRKNWFIGIKMLEPPSEEALRDRDIEYQAIRSGGPGGQHVNKVSTAIRAKHLPSGISVVVSEHRSQWQNKKLARQRLEAEWLRVRQEELRIKTSADWQNHNELQRGNPVKIFTGMDFREKRKPVPGSKGNRARKDPHKDRRKNKGLGKREADWT
- a CDS encoding RtcB family protein, producing MGHSKIRGKDLERIRYHSDRSKSLAIEILGKHFKRSTKKEKLFLLQDVLSNPTKYLDDPIWSRLAEEFAEPELETPQAQSYELRDEPKSYRVYGKKFIDQMTLRQMDQAMSLPVAEKGALMPDAHVGYGLPVGGVLATRNAVIPYGVGLDIGCRMCMTVYDVPANMLTGQRHAFKNALTKHTHFGIGKTQFSRRDHEVFDRTEFQDLEPLRHLKDKAYRQIGTSGSGNHFVEFGRVEISQEGTLGIPPGEYLGILSHSGSRGFGASIAQYYTQLARDLCHLPKTVQHLAWLDLDTEPGQEYWLAMNLAGDYARACHDVIHLNLSRELGLRPMTKVENHHNFAWKEEQQNGESFVVHRKGATPAQNGTLGIIPGSMTAPGYIVSGKGVSEALQSASHGAGRAMSRSKARSSFTRSDMKKMLNGLGIQLIGGGVDEAPKAYKDLEVVMKQQEELVRVEGKFYPKIVRMDKG
- a CDS encoding efflux RND transporter periplasmic adaptor subunit, with protein sequence MKTLKSLYILVLSISVLSCQYQGHDHGHDHEEEHGHEHGTHSDVIFLTEQQFETMEMKVDTLPIRNLQSYVQANGRLEVPPQNEAAVTAIIGANIFSIQVIEGDPVKKGQVLAYLSHPDLIRMQTDYVGHWNQLNYLEKEYNRQKRLYDEKVGSGKDFQKTQADYQSKKGLVKGFEAQLRQMGLDIERLRQSDIYEQVPVISPIDGHIRLVEVKTGQYVQAHEEMFEIVNIEHIHADLMVFEKDMHLVKEGQKVKIKLESYEGLELDATIYSVGKAFEEDPKAIHLHADIENKQGHLIPGTYVSGRILVDDNPSLALPEEALVREGDKYYLFMAKYQKERWAFKAIEVKTGITDAGWTEVKLYKPLKPGTQIALNNAYYLLADWKKEEAEHSH